A single Micromonospora sp. CCTCC AA 2012012 DNA region contains:
- a CDS encoding RrF2 family transcriptional regulator, giving the protein MRLSARVDYALRAAAELASVTDGGATGRSRPVTAEQIARAQDIPPKFLESILLQLRRGGIVHAQRGPEGGYWLARPAGEITLAEVIRVIDGPLAHVRGQRPEQLGYQGAARALQDVWIALRASEREILELVTIGDVATGALPLRVNELAADPRAWS; this is encoded by the coding sequence ATGCGTCTTTCCGCCCGGGTCGACTACGCGCTCCGCGCGGCCGCCGAGCTCGCCTCGGTCACCGACGGCGGGGCGACCGGGCGCAGCCGGCCGGTCACCGCCGAGCAGATCGCCCGGGCGCAGGACATTCCGCCGAAGTTCCTGGAGAGCATCCTGCTCCAGCTGCGCCGGGGCGGCATCGTGCACGCCCAGCGCGGCCCGGAGGGCGGCTACTGGCTGGCCCGGCCGGCCGGCGAGATCACCCTGGCCGAGGTGATCCGGGTCATCGACGGGCCGTTGGCGCACGTTCGCGGTCAGCGGCCGGAGCAGCTCGGCTACCAGGGAGCCGCCCGGGCCCTGCAGGACGTCTGGATCGCGCTGCGCGCCAGTGAGCGCGAGATCCTGGAGCTGGTCACCATCGGTGACGTGGCCACCGGCGCGCTGCCGTTGCGGGTCAACGAGCTGGCGGCGGACCCGCGCGCCTGGAGCTGA